The Sphaerisporangium siamense genome includes the window GGACCTCACGGTCGTCGGCGAGATCCCGCGCGACCTGAACGGGGTCTACCTGCGCAACGGGCCCAACGCGCGCCACCCGGCGCACGGCCGCTACCACTGGTTCGACGGCGACGGCATGGTCCACGCCATGCACTTCGAGAACGGCACGGCCCGCTACCGCAACCGGTACGTCCGCACCCGCGCCTTCGACGCCGAGTCCGCCGCCGGCAGGTCGCTGTGGACGGGCGTCATGGAGAACCCCAAGGGCAACCCCTTCGGCAACAGCCGCGGGATCAACCTGAAGGACTCCGCCAACACCGACCTGATCTTCCACCGGGGCAAGGTGCTGGCCACCTGGTACCTGTGCGGCTCGCCGTACGCCCTGGACCCGCTGTCCCTGGAGACCCTCGGAGCCGAGACCTTCCTGGACACGCTGACCGGCGACTTCATGGCCCACCCCAAGGCCGACGAGCGCACCGGCGAGCTGTTCTGGTTCGACTACGGCCCGCGCCCGCCGTACCTGCGCTACGGCGTCGTCGGCGCGGGCGGGACGGTGGAGCACCTCGTCGAGATCGACCTGCCGGGGGCGCGCCTGCCGCACGACATGGCGATCACCGAGAACCACGCGGTGCTGATGGACCTGCCGCTGTTCCAGGACCAGGACGCGGCGCGGCACGGACGGTACAAGCTGACCTTCGACCGCGGACTGCCCTCGCGCTTCGGGGTGATCCCCCGGCGGGGCGCGGCCGGGGACGTCCGCTGGTTCGAGGCCAAGCCCTGCTACATCTACCACGTGGTCAACGCCTGGGAGTCCGGAGACGAGATCGTCATGGACGTGTGCCGGGTGTCGCGCCCGGCCCCCAGCGGCTCCGGCAGCCCGCTGTCGCGCATGCTGTCGTACCTCAAGCTGGACGCCCGCTTGTACCGGTACCGCTTCGACCTGCGCACCGGGCGGACGTCGGAGGGGTTCGTGGACGAGGAGCAGAACACCGAGTTCCCCTCGATCGACACCCGCAGGACCGGGTACGCCACGCGGTACGCGTACAACGTGACCGTGAAGAAGGCCGACACCAACCTGTTCGACGGCATCGTCCGGTACGACAACGTGACCGGCGAGCGGCAGCACCACCGCTTCGGCGAACACCGCTACGGCAGCGAGGCCCCCTTCGCGCCCCGCGACGGCGCCACCGGCGAGGACGACGGCTACCTGGTCACCTTCGTCACCGACGAACGCGAGGGGACCTCGGAGGTACAGATCCTGTCCGCCGCCGATCTCACGGCCGGGCCTCTCGCCCGTGTCCTGCTCCCCCGGCGGGTGCCGCTAGGATTCCACGCCACCTGGGTGCGCGCGGACCAGCTCAGGTGAACCGCATCACCGAATGCGGGGGGCGGCGTCCGCACGGGCTCTGGTAGGTCCGGCCCCTATGGGGTTGACTAGGCGTCAGGCATGCCCGGGGTGGACGGCATGCCTGACGGGGCACGGCGCCTCCCGCGGCTGAGGGCAGGTGTTTCACGGATGAGGCTCAGCGTCTCGCTGGGGCTGTGGCAGGACCGTCCGGCGGACGAGGCGGTGCGGACCGCGCAGATCGCGGACGAGCAGGGTTACGCCGAGGTGTGGGTCGGCGAGATGGCGACGTACGACGCGTTCGCCCTCGCCACCGCCATCGGCATGCGCACGCGCCGCGTGGGGCTCACCGTCGGGCCGCTCGCGGTCACGGTCCGCGACCCCATGATGATCGCCATGGGCGCGGCGTCGGTGGCCGACCTGACGGGCAGGCCGGTCCACGTCGCGCTCGGCACCTCCAGCCCCGTCGTGGTCGAGGAATGGCACGGCAGGTCCCGCGCGGGCGCGAGCACGGCGCTGCGCGAGGCCGTCCAGGCGCTGCGGCCGTTGCTCGACGGCGACAAGTCCGCCTTCTCCGGCGCGCAGGTCTCCTGTGCGGGATACCGGCTGCGGCTGCCCGCGCCCCGATGCGAGCTGACCGTCGCGGCCTTCGGGCCCGCCGCGGTGGGCGCCGCCGCGCTCGCCGACCGCATGGTGCTCAACCTGCTCACCCCCGCCTCGGCGGCGCGGCTCATCACCGACCTCAGGCTGCTGAACCCCGCCACCCGGGTCGCCGCCTGGGTCGTCGCCGCCGTCGACCCCGACCCCGCCGCCGTCGAACAGGTCCGCCGCGGCGTCCTGCCCTACCTCGCCGCGCCCGGCTACGGCGAGATGTTCGCCGAGGCCGGGTTCGCCGACATCGTCGCCTACGCGCGTACCCGGCCGCACCCGCGCGACCTGCTGCCCGCCATCCCCGACGAACTACTCGAATCGGTCGCGCTGCTCGGCGACTCGGTGGAGATCATGGACCGCCTCGACGCCTACGCGGAGGCCGGCGTGGACGAGGTCGCCCTCGTCCCCGTCAGCACCGACACCGACCCCTACGGCGAGACCACCCTCAAAGCCCTCGCCGAAGGCCCCTCATCCTGAAGCGTCGATGGTTCGTGCCCGTGCCCGGCCTGATCCCCCGATCGGGAGGCGACGCCGGCCTCTCGTCACGCGGCCGCGCGAACGGCCGGCCACGTGACGGAAAGCCATGGCGGCGGGTCAGCGGCCGATCTGGCGGCGGCGGATGCGGCGCAGGCGGGCGCGCTGGGACTCGTCCAGCATGAAGTACACGGCCACTGGCGCGCCCAGGATCGCCACCACGAGCAGCAGGTCGATCGGAGTCGGCAGCAGCAGGAAGACGAGCACGGAGGCGATCGCCGCGCCGACGTAGTACTTTCCGAGTGGCGACATGGCCGGGCCTTTCTCTTCGCCGAGCGGGGGACCTCCCCACACGCCATTCTGCGTCGTCACCTCAACGAGCGGCTGACGGGCGCGAGTTCCGCCACACGACGTGAACGGCCACATCCCTTTCCGGGCACCGGGTCCGGCGAGAGGCCGGGGCGTCAGCGGGTCGGGTCACGCGGCGACGGCGTCGAGCTGCTCCTGCACGCGCTGGGCGACCTTGCGCTCGATGAAGAACGACAGGAAGGGGATGGTGCCCGCGAGGAGCACTCCGACGGTGTACGGCCAGGACCAGCGGGCCTTCAGCCCCAGGTTGAGCGCGGTCAGCAGATAGACGGCGTAGACGAAGCCGTGCACGGGGCTGACGATGGCGGTGGGCGTGGCGTTGCCGAAGCCGTACTTCACGACCATGGCGGCCACGAGGGCGAGCAGCATGCAGCCGACGACGTAGGCCATCACCCGGAAGGGCTTGAACGCGGATTCCACGACGATCATTACCTCGCTAGCGAAACGGTCCCCACACGATATCCCGGCCCCACCCCGCCCCCTCCCCCGGGACACACTCCCCCCAACGCCCCCCACCCGCCGACAGGCGTCCCGCCCCCACCCATGTGACCAACCCCATACACCACCGACCAACGAAGCCCACCCTTGGAAAGAGACGCGATCACAAGGCGCCCTGATCCCCCCCATCACCTGCACAACCGCCGTACGCGAGGTGCAGGGAGAACCGCCGTCACCCCTGGAACCACCAAACAGCCCCGCCCGAAGAGACCATCCCGGTCAGGTGCGGTGATCCAACCCGTACACACCGCCCTGGCCGGGCACCATGATCGCCCCGCAGCCTGCGCAACAGCCGACACACCGCCGAGGATCTTCGCCGTGGAGATCGGACCGGGGGCGGGACCATGAGGCGGGGCGGATAGCGTGGAGGCATGCTCCGGACGCTGTTCTCGCCACGCCTCGTGGGACTCCACCTGGTGACGATCGGGGTGCTGATCTCCTTCACCCTCCTCGGGCGCTGGCAGCTCGGAGTCTTCGAGGAGTCGGGCAAGCCTCACGCGGCCACCGATCCCGCGCCGGTCGCCCTGTCCACGCTCGTGCAGGAGGGCAAGCGCGTCCCGGTCGAGGCGCTGAGCCGGCGGGTCACGGCGGAAGGCACGTTCGACGCCTCCCGGCAGTTGCTCGTCGCCGAACGCGCGCCCACGGTGGAGACCGGCGGCGGTGCCCAGAAGGACGCGGGCTTCTGGCTGCTCACGCCGCTGCAGCTCGCGGACGGCAGCCTGATGCCGGTCGTACGCGGCTGGGTCGCCACCGCCTCCGATCCTGCGGTGGCCGTCCCTTCCGGCCAGGTCCGGTTCTCCGGGCGCGTCCAGCCGTCCGAGCCGAGCGACTTCGCCAGGCGCAGAACCGCGCCTCTGCCCGAGGGTCAGATCGCCACGGTCACGACCGCCCAGCTGATCAACGTCTGGCACGGCACCCGTCTCCAGGACGGCTTCGTGGTCGCCACGAGCCAGGTGACCCCGGTCCCGCCCGGCGGCCCCGGCCAGACCACGGCCGCGCCGCCCCAGACGCCTGAAAGCGCGCAGGCCGGGAGCCAGGGCCAGGTACAGGACATGCGACTGGTCGCGGTACCAGGGCCTACCGCGGCGGGCGGTTTCACCTGGCGCAACCTGGCCTACGCCGCGCAATGGTGGATCTTCGCCGCCTTCGCCGTGTTCATGTGGTTCCACTTCGTGCGAGACGCCGTCCGCGCAGCCCGCGCCACCGAAACCACGGACACATCCACCCCAGCCCTCGGCACCTCCCCCCAGGCCTGACCCCCGAAGAACATCGGCCGCACGGCACCCAAGCCACCGGACATCTTCCGCAGCAGGCCGCATCAACAGACCTCGACAGACAGAGCATCGCGAACAGCGTCTGGTGTTTCTGACCAGGCCGTTTCAACACCCCGAGGTAAGACCGCGATCCTCTTCCCTCGCGCCTCGCGTCCGCGTCCCCCGCGCCTCGCGTCCGCGTCCCCCGCGCCTCGCGTTCGCCGGTCGCGCAGGTGATGGGTGGGATCGCGGTCCTCAACCACGACGGCGCGGTACGGGTGGGATCAACACACCTCAACCACAACAACCTCTCCCCTGACCGGGAAGATCTGATGTTCCAGGGTGGGCCCGTTTCGATGACCCGGCCTGGGACCGCGCTCCTCGGTTCTGGTGGGGAGCTGGGGTTGGGGGTCGGGGTTGTGCCTACGCCTAACTGGCATAAAGGGCGTCAAGCAGGGCTTTGGATGGCTAAAGTCGAGGCATGTCCGAACCTCAGATTGACCCTGCCGGGAACACCCAGCAGTTCAAGGCCTTCGCACAGCGCCAGGAGCCCGAGGCGGCGCCGCCGCAGCGGTCCTACCTGGTGCCGGCCATCGTCGCCGTCGCCGCCGTCATCGTCATCGCGGTGATCGTCTTCCTGGTCGTCCGCTGAGAAGCGGTACCTCTGGCTGATCGTCCGCAGGGAACGCGCACCTGACCGGTCGTCGGCCAGGAGTCCTTCCGGCCGCCCTTCCGGTGGGAGCACGTTTCCGCCCGGTCGCCGGCTGAGGACCCCCCTCAGCCGTTCGTCCGTCGGGAGTGCCGTTCTGGTCGGGCGTCGGCTTGGGAGTTCTTCCGCTGATCGCCCAGCGTGAAGTTCTGCCCGCTGATCGCCCGGTGACGACCGCCTTCCGCTCAAGCCGCCAGCGCCGCCGGAATGCCCCGTCGGCGCTCTTTCCCATGCCCGGACGCCGAGGGTGCCCCAAGGTCGGCGCCCGCTTGTCGGACGTCTCAAGGGCGTCAGGGCGAGGGCCGGAAATCAAGGGCGAGGAGAGAGGACCAGGGCGCTGCCGCCGCCGCGGCGGGCGGGCTCGGCCACGGCCTGGATCTTGCCGCGGGCGAGGAACTCCAGGGCCGTGGCGGCGCCGAGTTCGCCGGCGGGCGGGCCGGGGGCGGCGACGAACGTGTGTCCCTTGGCGTTCAGGTCGATGCCGTAGCGGTCGACGAACGCCTGCTCGGCCTGGGTGTCCCGGATGTTGCGCTGGCTGGCCCTCGGTGCGGCGACGGCGGCCGGCAGGGACATGCCGAACTCGAAGCGGTTGACGAGGATCTGCAGCACGGTGGTGATGATCGTCGCTCCGCCGGGCGAGCCGACCGCGAGCAGCGGCTTGCCGTCCTTGAGGATGATGGTCGGGGCCATGGAGGAGCGGGGACGCTTGCCCGGGGCCGGGAGGTTCGGGTCTCCGGGGGCGGGGCCGAAGGTGAAGTCGGTGAGCTCGTTGTTGAGCAGGATGCCGCGCCCGGGGACGACGATGCCGCTGCCGCCGGTCTGCTCGATGGTGATGTTGTAGGCGGCGACGTTGCCCCAGCGGTCGGCGACGACCAGGTGGGTGGTCTCGGGGCCCTCGGGCTTGTCGGGCTCATCCGGGGTCGGGGTGACGGAGTTGCCCTCGAACTGGCAACCGGTGTAGGCGCCGTCGGGGGACCCGGCCGAGGCGGGGTGCGGCATCGCGAAGTCGCCGATCAGGCAGGCGCGCTCCTTGGCGAAGCCGTCCGAGAGAAGTTCTTTCAGCGGGACGTTGACGTAGTCGGAGTCGCCGACGAACACGTTGCGGTCGGCGAAGGCGAGCCGCGAGGCTTCCAGGTACTCGTGGAGCCCGACCTTGGGCAGGGCCTCCAGGATGTTGAGGGCCTCCCCCACGGTGGAGCCGCCGGAGGACGGCGGCGCCATGCCGTAGACCTCCAGGCCGTTGTAGGTCACCTTGGCGGGCTCGCGCTCCAGGGCGCGGTAGGCGCGGAGGTCCGAGGTCTGCATGAGGCCGGGGCGGACGACGCGGGTGCTCCCCGGCTTGAGCGGGGGCGCCTTCACCGTGGCCACGATCTCGTCGCCGAGCCGTCCCTTGTAGAGCCAGTCGCCGCCGCGGCGGCCGAGCTCGCGGTAGGTGGCGGCGAGATCGGGGTTGCGGAAGGTGGACCCGACGGGCGGCGGGGCGCCGTTCGGCAGGTAGAGCGCGGCGGTGGAGGTGAAGTCGGCGAAGCGGGCGGCGTTCAGGACGGTCTGGTCGTAGAAGGTCTGGTCGACGGTGAAGCCGTGCTCGGCGACCTCGGCGGCGGGCTTGAGCGCCTGCTTGAGGGAGACGGTGCCGTAGCGGCGCAGGGCCAGCTCCCACTGCGCCACGCTGCCGGGCACGCCGACCGAGAGCCCGCTGGTCACGGCGTCGCCGAACGGGATCGGGGCGCCGTTCTCCTGCAAGGAGGTCTCGGTCATGGCCTGGGGGGCCTTCTCACGGCCGTCGATGGAGGTGACCCTGCGCCGCTTGGCGTCGTAGTAGACCAGGAAGCCGCCCCCGGCGAGGCCGGCGGAGTAGGGCTCGGTGACCCCGAGCGTGGCGGCGCCGGCGACGGCGGCGTCCATGGCGTTGCCGCCCTGTCTCAGGATGGAGAGCGCGGCCTTGCTGGCGTCGAGGTCGACGGTGGCGACCGCGCCGCCGTAGCCCTCGGCGACGGGAACCTTGGCCGGCCCGCCGTGCTGCCCCGCCTGGACGGCCCGTGCCGTCTCGCCGGGGGCCGCCTGGGCGATGCCGGGCGGCACGACGAGAGAGAGGGACGCGGCGACGCCCACGAGCGGCACGGCGAGGCGACGGAAGATCATGGCGGACCCCATTCCCCTAGATCGCATCAGCATTGACTCACAACTTCACAAGAACGGTCAATCGCGGCCGAGAACCCTGGGGAAACATCGCAGGCACGGGACCACGAGCCCCATGCCGTAAAGGACGCAGCGGTGATGCGGACATGTACGACTCCTCGCCTGTGATCACACGGTCACCATCCGTCATGGAGTGTAACCGCCGCCTCCGACAGGAGTCCGCCGAGAACCCGCGGGGAAGCTACGCGAGAATCCGTGCGGGAGCCAGGGATCGCCCTGACGGTCCCCGGGTCGGTGCGCGGGCCGTGTACGACGACGAACGTAGGCGGCGCTGCCACGGCGGGACGATGCGGGCGGTCGTCCGGCTGGCATACCGTTCAGGACGTGCGCGCGAAACCTCCCCGTCGGCTCCTCGAACCTCTGCTCCCGCCGATGGTGGCAGCGTTCCAGCTCATGGGGTCGGTGGGCGCGCAGAAGGTGCAGATCCACCCCTCGGACCCGTTCACCCGTGTCCCGCTGGAGTTCCCCGGCTTCGCGCTGCTCGCGCTCGGCCCGATGATGTTGATCATCCGGCACGTGCGCCCGGTGCTGGCGATGTGGGGGGCGATCATCGCGACGCTGGTCTACATCCACGGCGGTTACGCCTACGGCCCGGTCTTCCTCAGCCCGGTGATCCTCATCTTCAACGCCGTCGTACGCGGGCACCGCCGCGCCGCGTGGATCGCCTCGGGGTGCCTGTTCGCCTGGGTGATGGCGTACATGATCTGGGTGGTCGGCAAGCGGCCGCTGGACTGGACCCACCACGCGGGGCTGGCGGCGGGCATCCTGGTCGTGCTGACCGTCGCCGAGGTCGTGCGCACCCGGCGCGAACAGCGCGCCGAGCGGGAGCGCACCGAGGAGGAGGAGTCCAGGCGCCAGGCCAGCGAGGAGCGCCTGACCATGGCCCAGGAGCTGCACGACGTGCTCGGGCACAGCATCTCGCTCATCCACGTGCAGGCGTCCACGGCCCTGCACCTGATGGACGAGCATCCGGAGCAGGCCCGCACGGCGCTGACGACGATCAAGCAGGCGAGCAAGGACGTGCTGACCGAGATGCGGTCGGTGCTCGGCGTGCTGCGCGAGGGCGCCCCGCGCTCCCCGACGGCGGGGCTGGCCCAGTTCGACGAGCTGATCGCCCGCAGCGGCCCGTCGGTCGTCAAGAAGATCGTGGGGAGGGCCCGGCCGCTGCCGCCGGGCGTCGAGCGGGCCGCGTACCGCATCGTCCAGGAGGCGCTGACCAACGTCACCAAGCACGCGCCGGGCGCGCGCGCCACCGTGACGCTGATGTACGGCGGGGACGTCCTGACGATCCGCGTGGACGACACCGGGGCGACGGCGCCGAGCGTGTTCGGCGGCGAGGGCGGCGGCAATGGCGTCCCGGGGATGCGGGAGCGGGCCGCGGCGCTGGGCGGCTCGCTGTACGCCGGCCCCCTCTATCCCGGCTTCCGCGTCGAGGCCAGGCTTCCGGTCCCGCCCGTCGAGGGCCCCGACTCTTCCGAGGACACCGAGTGATCAAGGTACTGCTGGCGGACGACCAGGCTCTCGTCCGCGCGGGGTTCCGCGCCCTGCTCGACGCCCAGGCGGACATGACCGTGGTGGCCGAGGCGTCCGACGGCGCCGAGGCGATCCGCCTGGCCGGGGAGCACGGGCCCGACGTGGCGCTGATGGACATCCGCATGCCCGGCATGGACGGCCTCACCGCGACGCGCGCGATGCCCCCGGCGGTGAAGGTCATCATCCTCACCACCTTCGAGCTGGACGAGTACGTCTTCGAGGCGCTGCGCGGCGGCGCGAGCGGCTTCCTGGTCAAGGACACCGAGCCGGCGGAGCTGATCCAGGCGGTGCGCGTGGTGGCGGCGGGCGAGGCGCTGCTGTCCCCGAGCGTGACGCGCCGGCTGATCGCCGAGTACGCGAGCAGGGCCAAGGAGCCGAGCGTGACGGTGGGGATCGACCAGCTCACCGAGCGGGAGCGCGAGGTGCTCAAGCTGGTCGGCGCCGGCATGACCAACGACGAGATCGCCGCGAAGCTGTTCATGGCGCCCGCGACGGCGAAGACCCACGTGAGCCGGGCGATGATGAAGCTGCAGGCCCGCGACCGCGCCCAGCTCGTGGTCATCGCCTACGAGTCGGGGCTGGTGAGGCCGGGCTGGCTCTGACCCCTGCGGGGGCCGGCGGGGCGTCCGCGTACCACCCGGGGAGTACGGCGGGGGGCGGCGGGACCCGCCCCGCGCGGTAGGGGAGGACGCGTCGCCGGGCCGATGCCGCGCCCGCCGCGGCGGAGAAGAGTGAAGGGCATCGGATGACTCCGACCGACGAGATAGCGAGGAGAACGCAGATGCCCTTCGCGCATTGGGGCGCGGCACCGTGGTGGCCGGTCCTGCCGCTGTTCTGGGCCGCCTTCTGGGTCACGATGGCCACGCTGTTCCTGAGAGCCCGCGGGCGTGGCTGGAGCCCCCGTACGGCGCCCTGGGCGCCCGGCGGCGGCACGCAGGTGTCTCCGACGGCGGCGGCCGAGAAGATCCTCGCCGAGCGGTACGCGCGCGGCGAGCTGGGCGACGACGAGTACTTCCAGCGCCTGGCGGTGCTCAGGGGCGGCTTCGACTGACCCCTGGGCCGGTTAGCGAACTGTCACTGGCCGCCTCCGCCGCGGCCGGTTACCTTCCGTAAGGGTTCGCTGACGCGCAGGGCACAGGGAGGACACGAGTGCGCTCACACGTACGGTCCGGCTCCGTCGTGGCCGCCGCGCGGTGACGCCCGCCGCGCTGTTCGCCGGCGGTTTCGCCGCCGGGCTGGTGGCGGGGGGCGCGTCGTGCGCGGCGGTGCAGGGGGGCGTGCTCATCGGCGTGGCGCGCACGAGCGGGCGCGCGGCCGTCCCGGCGTTCGTGACCGGCCGGCTCGTGGCGCACACGGCGCTGGGGGCCCTGCTGGGCGCGCTGGGCGAGGTCGTGCGCATCCCTCCCGTGGCGCGGGCCCTGCTGCTGGTGGGCGCGGGCGTCACGGTGATCGTCTTCGCCGTGCGGCTGCTGCGCCGTCGCGGTTCCTGCGGGAACGAGCCGAGCGGTGACGAGCCCGCGCGAGCGCGGCCCTGGACGGGGGCGGCCGCGCTCGGCGCGGGCACCGTCCTGATCCCGTGCGGGGTCACGCTCGGCATGGAGGCCGTGGCGGTCTCGTCGGGGGGCTGGCTCGGCGGCGCGGCGGTGATGGCCGGGTTCGTCACCGGCACCTCGCCCGCGTTCGCGCTGCTCGGCCTACTGCTGCGCCGGGTCGCCGCGACCAGGCTGAACGTCCTGGCCGCGGCGGTGGCGATCGTGGCGGGGGCGGTGACGATCGTGGCGGGCCTGCGCCTCGGCGGGTGGCCGCCGGACCTGGACGCGCCCGCCGGGGCCGCCACGGCGGGCGGGCGCGTCCTGCCGGACGGGACGCAGGTCGTCACGGTGTGGTCGACCGGGCACGGCT containing:
- a CDS encoding carotenoid oxygenase family protein; protein product: MAAATVLDQSGEPNPYLLGVYAPVHEEITAGDLTVVGEIPRDLNGVYLRNGPNARHPAHGRYHWFDGDGMVHAMHFENGTARYRNRYVRTRAFDAESAAGRSLWTGVMENPKGNPFGNSRGINLKDSANTDLIFHRGKVLATWYLCGSPYALDPLSLETLGAETFLDTLTGDFMAHPKADERTGELFWFDYGPRPPYLRYGVVGAGGTVEHLVEIDLPGARLPHDMAITENHAVLMDLPLFQDQDAARHGRYKLTFDRGLPSRFGVIPRRGAAGDVRWFEAKPCYIYHVVNAWESGDEIVMDVCRVSRPAPSGSGSPLSRMLSYLKLDARLYRYRFDLRTGRTSEGFVDEEQNTEFPSIDTRRTGYATRYAYNVTVKKADTNLFDGIVRYDNVTGERQHHRFGEHRYGSEAPFAPRDGATGEDDGYLVTFVTDEREGTSEVQILSAADLTAGPLARVLLPRRVPLGFHATWVRADQLR
- a CDS encoding LLM class F420-dependent oxidoreductase, yielding MRLSVSLGLWQDRPADEAVRTAQIADEQGYAEVWVGEMATYDAFALATAIGMRTRRVGLTVGPLAVTVRDPMMIAMGAASVADLTGRPVHVALGTSSPVVVEEWHGRSRAGASTALREAVQALRPLLDGDKSAFSGAQVSCAGYRLRLPAPRCELTVAAFGPAAVGAAALADRMVLNLLTPASAARLITDLRLLNPATRVAAWVVAAVDPDPAAVEQVRRGVLPYLAAPGYGEMFAEAGFADIVAYARTRPHPRDLLPAIPDELLESVALLGDSVEIMDRLDAYAEAGVDEVALVPVSTDTDPYGETTLKALAEGPSS
- a CDS encoding DUF3817 domain-containing protein — protein: MIVVESAFKPFRVMAYVVGCMLLALVAAMVVKYGFGNATPTAIVSPVHGFVYAVYLLTALNLGLKARWSWPYTVGVLLAGTIPFLSFFIERKVAQRVQEQLDAVAA
- a CDS encoding SURF1 family protein; this translates as MLRTLFSPRLVGLHLVTIGVLISFTLLGRWQLGVFEESGKPHAATDPAPVALSTLVQEGKRVPVEALSRRVTAEGTFDASRQLLVAERAPTVETGGGAQKDAGFWLLTPLQLADGSLMPVVRGWVATASDPAVAVPSGQVRFSGRVQPSEPSDFARRRTAPLPEGQIATVTTAQLINVWHGTRLQDGFVVATSQVTPVPPGGPGQTTAAPPQTPESAQAGSQGQVQDMRLVAVPGPTAAGGFTWRNLAYAAQWWIFAAFAVFMWFHFVRDAVRAARATETTDTSTPALGTSPQA
- the ggt gene encoding gamma-glutamyltransferase — translated: MIFRRLAVPLVGVAASLSLVVPPGIAQAAPGETARAVQAGQHGGPAKVPVAEGYGGAVATVDLDASKAALSILRQGGNAMDAAVAGAATLGVTEPYSAGLAGGGFLVYYDAKRRRVTSIDGREKAPQAMTETSLQENGAPIPFGDAVTSGLSVGVPGSVAQWELALRRYGTVSLKQALKPAAEVAEHGFTVDQTFYDQTVLNAARFADFTSTAALYLPNGAPPPVGSTFRNPDLAATYRELGRRGGDWLYKGRLGDEIVATVKAPPLKPGSTRVVRPGLMQTSDLRAYRALEREPAKVTYNGLEVYGMAPPSSGGSTVGEALNILEALPKVGLHEYLEASRLAFADRNVFVGDSDYVNVPLKELLSDGFAKERACLIGDFAMPHPASAGSPDGAYTGCQFEGNSVTPTPDEPDKPEGPETTHLVVADRWGNVAAYNITIEQTGGSGIVVPGRGILLNNELTDFTFGPAPGDPNLPAPGKRPRSSMAPTIILKDGKPLLAVGSPGGATIITTVLQILVNRFEFGMSLPAAVAAPRASQRNIRDTQAEQAFVDRYGIDLNAKGHTFVAAPGPPAGELGAATALEFLARGKIQAVAEPARRGGGSALVLSPRP
- a CDS encoding sensor histidine kinase; this encodes MVAAFQLMGSVGAQKVQIHPSDPFTRVPLEFPGFALLALGPMMLIIRHVRPVLAMWGAIIATLVYIHGGYAYGPVFLSPVILIFNAVVRGHRRAAWIASGCLFAWVMAYMIWVVGKRPLDWTHHAGLAAGILVVLTVAEVVRTRREQRAERERTEEEESRRQASEERLTMAQELHDVLGHSISLIHVQASTALHLMDEHPEQARTALTTIKQASKDVLTEMRSVLGVLREGAPRSPTAGLAQFDELIARSGPSVVKKIVGRARPLPPGVERAAYRIVQEALTNVTKHAPGARATVTLMYGGDVLTIRVDDTGATAPSVFGGEGGGNGVPGMRERAAALGGSLYAGPLYPGFRVEARLPVPPVEGPDSSEDTE
- a CDS encoding response regulator; translation: MIKVLLADDQALVRAGFRALLDAQADMTVVAEASDGAEAIRLAGEHGPDVALMDIRMPGMDGLTATRAMPPAVKVIILTTFELDEYVFEALRGGASGFLVKDTEPAELIQAVRVVAAGEALLSPSVTRRLIAEYASRAKEPSVTVGIDQLTEREREVLKLVGAGMTNDEIAAKLFMAPATAKTHVSRAMMKLQARDRAQLVVIAYESGLVRPGWL
- a CDS encoding SHOCT domain-containing protein, giving the protein MPFAHWGAAPWWPVLPLFWAAFWVTMATLFLRARGRGWSPRTAPWAPGGGTQVSPTAAAEKILAERYARGELGDDEYFQRLAVLRGGFD
- a CDS encoding sulfite exporter TauE/SafE family protein; its protein translation is MTPAALFAGGFAAGLVAGGASCAAVQGGVLIGVARTSGRAAVPAFVTGRLVAHTALGALLGALGEVVRIPPVARALLLVGAGVTVIVFAVRLLRRRGSCGNEPSGDEPARARPWTGAAALGAGTVLIPCGVTLGMEAVAVSSGGWLGGAAVMAGFVTGTSPAFALLGLLLRRVAATRLNVLAAAVAIVAGAVTIVAGLRLGGWPPDLDAPAGAATAGGRVLPDGTQVVTVWSTGHGFLPGVAGIEAGRPAEIVFRTRDNHGCTRTLTIQGQDVALPVTGERVVRLPPQRPGRLRYVCGMGMYVGFININTPQPTTSAAAPHGGSPH